One segment of Panthera leo isolate Ple1 chromosome A3, P.leo_Ple1_pat1.1, whole genome shotgun sequence DNA contains the following:
- the LAMP5 gene encoding lysosome-associated membrane glycoprotein 5: protein MDLRGRAFSSVYRLRVLLMLFHTTAGIMAEQEVENLSGLSTNPEKDIFVVRENGTTCLMAEFAAKFIVPYDVWASNYVDLITEQADISLTRGAEVKGRCGHNESELQVFWVDRAYALKMLFVKESHNASKGPEATWRLSKVQFVYDSLEKTHFKDAVSAGKHTANSHHLSALVTPAGKSYQCQAQQTISLASSDPQKTVTMILSAVHIQPFDIISDFVFSEEHKCPVDEREQLEETLPLILGLILGLVIVVTLAIYHIHHKMTANQVQIPRDQSQYKHMG from the exons ATGGATCTCCGAGGAAGAGCCTTTTCCAGCGTCTATAGACTTCGAGTTCTCCTGATGCTGTTCC ATACAACGGCTGGAATCATGGCAGAACAAGAAGTGGAAAATCTCTCAGGCCTTTCCACTAACCCTGAAAAAGATATATTTGTGGTGCGGGAAAATGGGACGACGTGTCTCATGGCCGAGTTCGCAGCCAAATTTATTGTCCCTTATGATGTGTGGGCCAGCAATTATGTCGAT CTGATCACGGAACAGGCCGACATCTCCCTGACCCGAGGAGCTGAGGTGAAGGGCCGCTGTGGCCACAACGAGTCGGAGCTGCAGGTGTTCTGGGTGGATCGCGCGTATGCGCTCAAAATGCTGTTTGTAAAG GAAAGTCATAATGCGTCCAAAGGACCCGAGGCGACGTGGAGGTTGAGCAAGGTCCAGTTTGTCTATGACTCCTTAGAGAAGACCCATTTTAAAGACGCAGTCAGTG CCGGGAAGCACACGGCCAACTCACATCACCTCTCTGCCTTGGTCACCCCAGCTGGGAAGTCCTACCAGTGTCAAGCTCAGCAGACCATTTCACTAGCCTCCAGCGATCCACAGAAGACAGTTACCATGATTCTGTCTGCGGTACACATCCAGCCTTTTGACATCATCTCTGATTTTGTCTTCAGTGAAG AACATAAGTGTCCGGTGGATGAGCGGGAGCAGTTGGAGGAAACCTTGCCCCTGATTTTGGGGCTCATCCTAGGCCTCGTCATTGTGGTAACACTGGCGATTTACCACATCCACCACAAAATGACTGCCAACCAGGTGCAGATCCCTAGGGACCAATCCCAATATAAGCACATGGGCTAG